TCTGCTGCTAAATTTATTAAATATGTTTCCAATTCTAGTAGAACTTTATTATTAACTGGGCCTTTAGACTTAGCCATTACTAAGAAAAATAGAAATGGCTTAAATTCTCTTTCATAACGAATAATTTCGCCGTTATAGATATTTAAGTTTCGAGGAGTAAAGCATTCTGTCTTAAAGGTTGTTTTAGTTTTTCCAACATATGCAGGCATATAACTATTCGGAAGACGTAAACCAAATATATAGATACCCCGCCCTTTCTGAATTGAGTCAGGAATTTTATGTTCGTTCCAAAAATTATCTACGTTTTCCGGAGTAATTCTCCGACCTCCCGGAAAAGATTCATAATCTAAATTATATATTCTAGTAGGTTTGAAACTTATTTGATCTAAACTCATATCTATTGTCTCCTTCGATATTTTTATTTCAAGAGTGAGATTATAAGTCAATTACGCCTAACGACCGAGGTGCTCCGACGTTTGCGATGGCACGAGTTTGCTCATGCAAACGAAGTGACAGAAGCAAATGTGGCGAAGCCCAAGCGAGCGGGTTGCGAAGCAAGCCCCGAGCGGCGCGGAGGCACCGATAGTTATACGCCGTAGCTTAATAATTAAATGGAAAGTTCTTTCTGAAGTTCGAGTTCTTTCTTAAGGACTTTGTTGATAATTGAATTTATATCTTTGCCCTTAGAAGAAGCAATTTTAGAAAAATATTCTTCAATATCTTCATCGAGGTATATTGGAAGATGTATATCTCTCTTATCTTTTATAAAAAAGACACCTTTTTTACCTTTAGAGAAGTCGTAGTGTTTTTTCATTTCTTAATCTTTGCCTAATCTTTGGAAATATTCTTTTTCTTCCAATTTATCAGCTTTTCTTGCGGAAATTATTCTTAATTTCTCTTCATTTTTATTGGATTTGTCTACAAAAACAACCACGATTATAGTAAAATTTTCAATTTTTCCGAGCACAAGCCATCTTTCTTCATTTTCAGAATGATTTTCATCCGGAATATAGATCGCATCTTTATCTAGAAAAACTTGAGAAGCTTGTTTAAATGAGATTTGGTGCTTCTTAAGATTTGAAGAGTTCTTTTTGTCATCCCATTCAAATAGCATTTAATTAAGAAATATTTTAGATGAATGCTTGGTAAATCAGAATATTCTTCAATTGTATTTTCTTCTTTTAAACCGGAAGATTCTTAAGCTATGGCGTATAACGACCAAGCCTAGCCGACGTTTGCGATGGCACGAGTTTGCTCATGCAAACGAAGTGACAGAAGCAAATGTGCCGCAGGCCGAGCGAGAGTGCGAAGCAGCTCGAAGCGTAGCGGCTGAGGCGATAGTTAAGCGACGTGACTGCACGGACAACAATAGTGCCCGAAACTTACCTCTACTTCCAACAAAATTCAATACGGACTGATTGTAGATGTCTGCAATATTATATCCGTTTCATTCGCACATTTGAATTTACTCTTAGTGAAATGGTTAGCGCGTTAAAGCGGTTACCAGAAAACAATATCGCAGGCCAGCACTCCACTAGTGCGATGAAAACGGATACTCATGGTTGAAATCTAAATTAGTCTAAGAAAGGATTTACAAAAAATCCAAACTTCAAAAATAATAAAAAGAAAATTTGCAGTCATGTTCGCTTAACGACCGAGGTGCTCCGACGTTTGCAACGGCGCGAGTTTGCTCATGCAAACGAAGTGACGGAAGCGAATGTGGCGAAGCCCAAGCGAGCGGGTTGCGAAGCAAGCCCCGAGCGGCGCGGAGGCACCGGAAGTTAAGCGACGTGACTGCACGGACAACAATAGTGTCCCAAACCTTCCCTCTACTTCTAACAAAATTCAATACGGACTGATTGTAGATGTCTACAGGATTCCATCCGTTTCATTCGCACATTTTAATTTACTCTTACAAAAATGGTTAGAGCATTAGGACCTTTATTCATAACTACTAACCAAGGCCAACGCTCCACTAGTGCAATGAAACGGATGCTTATAAATTAAATTCTAAATTAGTCATAAAATGGATTCACAAGAAATCCAAACTTCAAAAATAATAGAAAGAAATTTGCAGTCATGTTCGCTTAACGACCAAGGGTTGGCGACGTTCGAAACGGCGCGAGTTTGCTCATGCAAACGAAGTGACGGACGCGAATGTGGCGTAGCCTGGAGCGAGGGTGCGAAGCAACCCGAAGCGCAACGCCAGAGCCGATAGTTATGCGCTGAGCGAGTATATCAAAAAAAATTAACGTTTTTTAGGTATTGATAGAGATTCTTTTGAAACTAAAAATGTTCCATCTTCCATTAATTCACCAATAACGTGATACGTTCCCTCTTTATCAGGAACTAATGTCAATCTGCTCAAATTTACGTCTGATAAACAGTATTTACCTGGTTTATTAATATTTTGCTTTTCACGAATGTCTAAAACTGACGGTTTTAGGATCCCTTTTTCAATCACGAAGGCATATTCCGAACCAGGCTTGTCAACCACAACTCCCAAGATTGGCCAACCAGAATTTGCTGCTCCCCGTAATGCTTCTTTATTTTGATCCAATGCTATATCACCAACCATGAGATCAGGAAAACATTTATAGAATTGTAAGATAGTATCGTCTGACAATTCATGCTCTTTTCTATACCAGTCTTTTAAAGATTCCGAGATATTAA
The Leptospira hartskeerlii genome window above contains:
- a CDS encoding BrnT family toxin — encoded protein: MLFEWDDKKNSSNLKKHQISFKQASQVFLDKDAIYIPDENHSENEERWLVLGKIENFTIIVVVFVDKSNKNEEKLRIISARKADKLEEKEYFQRLGKD
- a CDS encoding toxin-antitoxin system, antitoxin component, which translates into the protein MKKHYDFSKGKKGVFFIKDKRDIHLPIYLDEDIEEYFSKIASSKGKDINSIINKVLKKELELQKELSI